Proteins encoded within one genomic window of Bacteroides sedimenti:
- a CDS encoding citrate/2-methylcitrate synthase: MKKEYVIYKLSESVKTTARIDNELFTLYGVKRGLRNEDGTGVLVGLTKIGNVVGYERIPGGGLEPIPGKLFYRGLDLDDIAHAVMKEHRFGFEEVAYLLLSGNLPDKEELVSFKELINENMPLEQKIKMNILDLEGNNIMNILARSVLEMYTYDTNPDDTSRDNLMRQSIELISKFPTIIAYAYNILRHATFGLSLHIRHPKEELSIAENFLYMLKKKYTDLEARTLDLLLILHAEHGGGNNSTFTVRVTSSTGTDTYSSIAAGIGSLKGPLHGGANIQVVDMFNHLKENIQDWTNVEEIDTYLNRILNKEAYNKSGLIYGIGHAVYTISDPRAVLLKEMARDLAKEKGREEEFNFLELLEERSLECFNKFKGEGAKKVCSNVDFYSGFVYEMIGLPSEIYTPLFAMSRIVGWTAHRIEELNFEGKRIIRPAYKNVLDIQEYVPLSDRV; the protein is encoded by the coding sequence ATGAAAAAAGAATATGTTATTTATAAATTGTCAGAGTCGGTTAAGACCACGGCACGGATAGACAACGAACTGTTTACCCTCTATGGCGTAAAGCGTGGCTTACGCAACGAAGATGGTACGGGAGTTTTGGTGGGGCTGACCAAAATTGGTAACGTAGTAGGTTACGAGCGTATACCCGGAGGTGGGCTCGAGCCCATTCCCGGAAAGCTCTTTTACCGCGGACTGGATTTGGATGATATAGCTCATGCCGTAATGAAAGAACATCGTTTCGGCTTTGAAGAAGTAGCTTACTTGTTGCTTTCGGGTAATCTGCCCGATAAAGAAGAGTTGGTTTCATTCAAAGAACTGATTAATGAAAATATGCCCCTGGAACAGAAAATCAAGATGAACATACTTGATTTGGAAGGGAATAATATTATGAATATCCTGGCTCGCAGTGTGCTGGAAATGTATACCTATGATACTAACCCGGATGATACCTCGCGTGATAACCTGATGCGCCAAAGCATTGAACTGATTTCGAAGTTTCCTACGATTATTGCTTATGCCTACAATATATTACGGCATGCCACCTTTGGGCTATCCTTGCACATCCGTCATCCTAAAGAAGAACTTTCAATTGCCGAAAACTTCCTCTATATGCTGAAAAAGAAGTATACTGATCTGGAAGCACGCACGCTCGACTTGCTGCTGATATTACACGCAGAGCATGGTGGTGGTAACAACTCTACCTTCACCGTGAGGGTTACTTCTTCAACCGGAACAGATACCTACTCTTCCATTGCTGCCGGCATTGGCTCGTTGAAAGGTCCGTTGCACGGTGGTGCCAACATTCAGGTAGTGGATATGTTTAATCACCTGAAAGAGAATATTCAGGACTGGACCAACGTGGAAGAAATTGATACATACCTAAATCGGATTCTGAATAAGGAAGCTTATAACAAGAGCGGACTTATTTACGGTATCGGGCATGCGGTTTACACCATCTCCGATCCACGTGCAGTGTTGCTTAAAGAGATGGCGCGCGACCTTGCCAAGGAGAAAGGCAGAGAAGAGGAATTCAATTTTCTTGAACTGCTGGAAGAACGTTCGCTGGAATGCTTCAATAAGTTTAAGGGTGAAGGGGCCAAAAAGGTATGCAGTAACGTTGATTTCTATTCCGGATTTGTATACGAAATGATTGGCTTGCCTTCGGAAATCTATACTCCGTTGTTTGCCATGTCGCGTATTGTGGGATGGACGGCACATCGTATCGAAGAACTGAACTTTGAAGGAAAGCGAATCATTCGTCCTGCTTACAAAAATGTGTTGGATATTCAGGAATATGTACCTTTATCAGATAGGGTTTGA
- a CDS encoding mechanosensitive ion channel family protein — MENVITQWINDFLCLLGFSTGAANTWDRWVTIALIVGVALLADFICRIILLKVVKKLVTKTKATWDDIIFDEKVMTKLCHIVAPVMIYFMFPIAFPKSSDLYTLVLKISEVYIIAVVMRFVMEFCQAVYFVYNENEKYRDRPLKGLLQTAQVVIFFIGGILIFSVLFDKSPGSLLAGLGASAAILMLVFKDSIMGFVSGIQLSANNMVRPGDWITMPKYNADGTVIEVTLNTVKVRNFDNTITTLPPYALISDSFQNWRGMTESGGRRVKRFINIDMNSVKFCSPEMLEKFRRISLLRSYIDETEERLKAYNQECGVDDSVLVNGFRQTNLGVFRAYLEFYLRSLSGVNQEMTLLVRHLQPTEKGIPMELYFFSSSKEWAVYEKIQADVMDHVLAVVPEFDLAVFQNPTGADFRMLKN; from the coding sequence ATGGAGAATGTAATAACTCAATGGATAAATGATTTTCTTTGTCTGCTAGGTTTCTCAACCGGTGCGGCAAATACATGGGATCGGTGGGTGACAATAGCTTTAATTGTCGGGGTTGCGTTATTGGCAGATTTTATTTGTCGGATCATATTGCTAAAGGTGGTCAAAAAGCTGGTAACCAAAACCAAGGCAACCTGGGATGATATTATTTTTGATGAAAAGGTAATGACCAAACTGTGCCACATAGTGGCTCCGGTAATGATCTATTTCATGTTTCCTATTGCCTTTCCAAAAAGTTCCGACCTCTATACGCTGGTGCTGAAGATTTCGGAAGTTTATATTATCGCCGTAGTCATGCGGTTTGTGATGGAATTTTGTCAGGCAGTATACTTTGTATATAATGAGAATGAGAAGTATCGCGACCGGCCGCTGAAAGGCTTGTTGCAGACGGCTCAGGTGGTGATATTCTTTATAGGTGGCATTTTGATTTTCAGCGTGCTGTTTGATAAATCGCCCGGGTCGCTGCTGGCAGGATTGGGTGCTTCGGCAGCCATCCTGATGTTGGTTTTCAAAGACAGCATTATGGGCTTTGTATCGGGCATTCAGCTTTCGGCAAACAACATGGTGCGTCCGGGCGATTGGATTACCATGCCTAAATACAACGCCGATGGTACAGTGATCGAAGTTACCCTGAACACCGTGAAAGTGAGGAACTTTGATAATACCATCACCACCTTGCCACCCTATGCACTGATAAGCGACTCTTTTCAGAACTGGCGGGGAATGACAGAGTCGGGAGGACGACGGGTGAAACGGTTTATCAACATAGATATGAACAGTGTGAAGTTCTGCAGCCCCGAAATGCTTGAAAAGTTTCGTCGGATCTCTCTGCTGAGGAGCTACATAGATGAGACGGAAGAACGGTTGAAGGCTTATAATCAGGAGTGTGGTGTGGACGACTCCGTGCTGGTGAATGGCTTTAGACAGACAAACCTGGGTGTGTTCCGGGCCTATCTGGAGTTTTATTTGCGCAGTCTTTCGGGAGTGAATCAGGAGATGACTCTGCTGGTAAGGCATCTGCAGCCTACAGAGAAAGGAATCCCGATGGAACTCTATTTCTTTTCCAGCTCGAAAGAGTGGGCTGTTTATGAAAAGATTCAAGCGGATGTGATGGACCACGTGTTGGCTGTTGTTCCTGAGTTTGACCTCGCCGTGTTCCAGAATCCGACAGGAGCTGATTTCAGGATGTTGAAAAATTAA
- a CDS encoding AraC family transcriptional regulator, producing the protein MVNSNTSHIIREITPLSDKDCFYIAERYKKEFTYPIHNHQEFELNFTEKASGVRRIVGDSVEVIGDYDLVLITGKDLEHVWEQHECHSEQIREITIQFSSDLFFKSFINKNQFDSIRKMLEEAQKGLSFPMSAILKVYHLLDSLASEKEGFYAVINFLTILYELSLCNDAHTLSSSSFAKISVHSDSRRVQKVQDYINEHYKEEIRLTQLADMVGMTSVSFSRFFKLRTGKNLSDYIIDIRLGYSIRLLVDSTQSVAEICYECGFNNLSNFNRIFKKKKGCSPKDFRDNYRKKKIVV; encoded by the coding sequence ATGGTGAACTCAAACACAAGTCATATCATTCGTGAAATAACACCCTTATCTGACAAAGACTGTTTTTATATTGCTGAACGTTATAAGAAAGAATTTACCTATCCTATTCACAATCATCAGGAATTTGAACTGAATTTTACTGAAAAGGCATCTGGCGTTAGACGCATAGTAGGAGATTCTGTAGAAGTGATTGGAGACTACGATTTAGTACTGATAACCGGTAAAGACCTGGAGCATGTATGGGAACAACACGAGTGTCATTCTGAACAAATACGGGAAATAACGATTCAATTTTCATCCGATTTGTTCTTTAAAAGTTTTATAAACAAGAATCAATTCGACAGCATCCGAAAAATGTTGGAAGAGGCACAAAAAGGGCTTTCTTTCCCAATGTCTGCCATACTCAAAGTATATCACTTGCTTGACTCCCTGGCTTCCGAGAAAGAAGGGTTCTACGCTGTGATAAACTTTCTAACGATACTCTACGAACTTTCTCTTTGTAATGATGCGCACACCCTTTCCAGTTCTTCTTTTGCTAAGATCAGTGTTCATTCAGACAGTCGTCGCGTTCAAAAGGTACAAGATTATATCAATGAACATTATAAAGAAGAAATCAGGCTTACTCAATTAGCCGACATGGTTGGAATGACGTCGGTCTCTTTCAGCCGTTTTTTTAAACTTCGTACTGGTAAGAATCTCTCAGATTACATAATAGACATTCGTTTAGGGTATTCAATCCGCCTGCTTGTAGACTCAACTCAGTCTGTTGCCGAGATCTGTTATGAGTGTGGCTTCAATAATCTCTCCAATTTTAATCGAATCTTTAAAAAGAAAAAAGGATGTTCTCCCAAAGATTTCCGGGATAATTATCGAAAGAAAAAGATCGTTGTTTAA
- a CDS encoding SusC/RagA family TonB-linked outer membrane protein, producing MNKKTKKWLHFILSYKLVILCMLFSSFQTAHAVVNQNSDKITVSGNVKDGKGDPLIGATIKIKGQAVGTITDFDGKYQLTNVPRNAILEFSYIGMVGKSVSVGGNRVINVVLDESSVQLDQVVVIGYGSVKKSDLTGSVASIKTEALKEIPANSVEGLLQGRAAGLQVVNSSQDPGAGSTLRIRGGSSLRGSNSPLVVVDGFPLGDAGDLKQINPADIVSMEILKDASASAIYGSRGANGVIMIVTKRAKKGITSITVKQQITVSEFTSDLNLWRDPVLMASLSNESRINGGFTPLYVGEKSSTGIYYPSIEELQTTWKTNTRWDDLVFRNKPVSNNTTVTVSSSNEKTVFNLSANYYTDKGMYIKDDYAKGGYNLSVDHNVYDNFKIKFLNILSRGTRNSNGGLSYWRNPIFPVYDEKGDYYLTNANDFDHPIAISDHRMNKSKTLDVISSAALEWQVLPCLKLTSQLNYKYGTSVSDSYQPKIYTEGGQFNNGLASINNWEGHNLVSENFANFQKTFNKHDFGAMLGYSYEYNMSRSSGLVAKDFVNEALGNENMSAGNPEKNEVSNGYSKTNLISGMFRLNYAYANKYLMTLTARSDGSSKFGENDKWAMFPSGALSWKAHEEEFIKKLNVFDELKVRFSYGISGNQGISPYQTLSRYGTGKYYDDGKWVTTIGPGYVSGWTGPGWIYRVWSGIPNPDLKWETTAQADLGIDMAFFNRRLRLTLDVYDKQTKDLLRERNLALSSGYDKMWVNDGKIQNRGFEVTVDADIINTKDWKFGGTLIYSLNRNKVKSLGNTLESGLITDPMTGMLFEYSGNNLEQYRDYTNILAIGQPVNVFYGYKTNGIVQTLEEGLKSGLSGDNANPGEYKYLDLNNDKQINESDKTIIGNPNPDFMASLALNLSWKKFDASIFLNGVFGQDVLNTQAFNQPSNQPFRWTPDNPTNAYPSLREGRQVKISDWWIEDGSFLRVQNLSLGYTFDLPKKTVLSKARIYVNASNLYTFTKFKGYDPEVGLNGVYGGGYPRLRKWTFGIDLTF from the coding sequence ATGAATAAAAAAACAAAAAAATGGCTGCATTTCATTTTATCCTACAAACTAGTGATATTATGTATGCTTTTTAGCTCTTTCCAAACAGCACATGCTGTTGTTAATCAAAATTCCGATAAAATTACAGTTTCAGGTAACGTAAAAGATGGAAAAGGAGATCCTCTGATTGGAGCTACTATAAAGATAAAAGGTCAGGCAGTTGGTACAATTACTGATTTTGATGGTAAATACCAATTAACCAATGTACCTAGAAATGCAATCCTTGAGTTCTCTTATATAGGAATGGTTGGTAAATCCGTTTCTGTTGGAGGAAATAGAGTAATAAATGTTGTTTTAGACGAGTCATCTGTTCAATTGGATCAAGTTGTTGTTATTGGCTATGGTAGCGTCAAAAAAAGTGATTTGACGGGGTCTGTAGCTTCTATAAAAACAGAAGCTTTAAAAGAGATCCCAGCCAACTCTGTTGAAGGGTTGTTGCAAGGACGTGCTGCAGGGCTTCAGGTTGTTAATTCTTCTCAAGACCCAGGAGCAGGTTCTACACTTCGTATTCGTGGTGGAAGTTCTCTTCGTGGATCAAATTCTCCTTTGGTTGTTGTTGATGGTTTTCCATTAGGAGATGCCGGAGACTTAAAACAAATCAATCCTGCAGATATTGTTAGTATGGAAATACTAAAAGATGCTTCTGCTTCTGCTATTTATGGTTCGCGTGGTGCGAATGGTGTTATTATGATTGTTACAAAGAGGGCTAAAAAGGGAATAACCAGTATAACTGTAAAGCAACAAATTACAGTTTCGGAGTTTACCTCTGACTTAAATTTATGGCGCGACCCGGTATTGATGGCATCACTTAGCAATGAAAGTAGAATCAATGGTGGTTTTACTCCTTTATATGTTGGTGAAAAAAGTTCAACTGGTATTTATTATCCTTCTATCGAAGAACTTCAAACTACATGGAAAACAAATACAAGGTGGGATGATCTTGTATTCAGAAATAAGCCGGTTTCAAACAATACCACTGTGACAGTTTCCAGCTCTAATGAAAAAACGGTCTTTAATTTAAGTGCAAACTATTATACTGATAAAGGTATGTATATTAAAGATGATTATGCGAAAGGTGGTTATAATTTAAGTGTAGATCATAATGTATACGATAACTTTAAAATTAAGTTTTTAAATATTCTTTCTCGAGGAACACGTAATTCTAATGGTGGATTATCATACTGGAGAAATCCTATTTTCCCGGTTTATGATGAAAAAGGAGATTATTACCTAACTAATGCAAATGACTTTGATCACCCAATAGCTATCAGTGACCACAGAATGAATAAAAGTAAAACATTAGATGTTATTTCTTCGGCTGCATTGGAGTGGCAGGTATTACCTTGTTTAAAATTGACTTCTCAACTAAATTATAAATATGGAACATCAGTGAGTGATAGTTATCAACCCAAAATATATACTGAAGGTGGACAATTTAATAATGGACTGGCAAGTATAAATAACTGGGAAGGACATAATTTGGTTTCGGAGAATTTTGCAAATTTCCAAAAGACATTTAATAAACATGACTTTGGAGCAATGCTCGGTTATTCTTATGAATATAATATGTCAAGAAGTTCTGGCTTGGTTGCAAAAGATTTTGTAAATGAGGCTTTGGGAAATGAAAATATGAGTGCTGGTAATCCAGAAAAAAACGAAGTATCAAATGGATATTCTAAAACAAACTTAATATCCGGAATGTTCCGCCTGAATTATGCTTATGCTAATAAGTACCTCATGACATTAACTGCTCGTAGTGACGGTTCTTCTAAATTCGGCGAAAACGACAAATGGGCAATGTTCCCTTCAGGAGCACTCAGCTGGAAAGCTCATGAAGAAGAATTTATTAAGAAATTGAATGTTTTCGATGAGTTGAAAGTACGTTTTAGCTATGGTATTTCGGGTAACCAGGGAATTAGTCCTTATCAAACACTAAGTCGTTACGGCACAGGCAAATATTATGATGATGGTAAATGGGTTACAACAATTGGTCCCGGATATGTTTCCGGATGGACTGGTCCGGGATGGATATACAGAGTATGGAGTGGTATACCAAATCCTGATTTGAAATGGGAAACAACTGCACAGGCAGATTTAGGTATCGATATGGCGTTCTTTAACAGGAGACTAAGATTGACTCTTGATGTTTATGATAAGCAAACCAAAGATTTGTTGCGTGAGCGTAATCTTGCACTTTCTTCCGGTTATGACAAAATGTGGGTAAATGATGGTAAAATACAGAATCGTGGCTTTGAAGTGACAGTCGATGCTGATATTATAAACACGAAAGATTGGAAGTTTGGAGGAACATTAATCTATTCTCTAAACAGAAACAAAGTAAAAAGTTTAGGTAATACATTGGAATCTGGACTAATCACAGACCCTATGACAGGCATGTTATTTGAATATTCAGGAAATAACCTGGAACAATATCGTGATTATACCAATATCTTAGCTATTGGTCAACCGGTAAATGTATTTTATGGATACAAGACAAATGGTATTGTTCAAACACTAGAGGAAGGTCTGAAATCCGGATTATCCGGAGATAACGCAAACCCAGGTGAATACAAATATCTGGATTTAAATAATGACAAACAGATTAACGAAAGTGATAAAACAATTATAGGTAATCCTAATCCTGATTTTATGGCAAGTTTGGCTTTAAATCTTTCATGGAAAAAGTTCGATGCTAGCATTTTCCTAAATGGGGTGTTTGGCCAGGATGTATTAAATACTCAAGCATTTAATCAGCCAAGTAATCAACCATTCCGTTGGACTCCAGATAATCCTACAAACGCATATCCAAGCTTGAGAGAAGGACGTCAGGTTAAAATTTCTGATTGGTGGATTGAAGATGGCTCATTCCTGAGAGTACAAAACCTAAGTTTAGGCTATACGTTTGATCTTCCAAAGAAAACAGTTTTATCAAAAGCGCGTATCTATGTTAACGCTTCCAATCTGTACACCTTCACTAAGTTTAAAGGATATGATCCGGAAGTTGGGTTGAATGGGGTATATGGTGGAGGTTATCCACGCCTTAGAAAATGGACTTTTGGTATTGATTTAACCTTTTAA
- a CDS encoding RagB/SusD family nutrient uptake outer membrane protein translates to MKNKIKLFAICSALALGSCNLDEKPYGFYSEDNFYKTAADAEAALTYAYGTLTYLEYSRTIFFLGDIASEITTTKSDASVDNQDLNNWKVDNFKTNGSLENFFKYAFIGVNRANAVIQKVPGCDFNQSLKDQYLGEAYFLRAWNYFNLVRNFGLVPLHNTVTGTLNQTSTPLAPNMDAMYDLILSDCRKAADLLSVYDAPRIGRADKVAAQSLAAKAYLYVASAKEHNVPLYKDMKRDFNAMYDSAAYYSGEVINKQSVYKFENSLLDIYDVEKPRGSEHIFIMAMDRSGSTEGEYSKISKMFIPYIDGATLYLKQGDSNTYIPTHDGWGEYRTEINFYNSYDPNDKRKTDLIVSKVYNANGTLKAEYPSKIPYPFCRKFIDPKFDADKTSTRPFLIRFSDVALIYAEAAGPTSKSYELVNFIRHRANLGDLKPNLDKNDFRKEIFKERTFELAFEGDHMYDLRRWNRITKDVPEAAGLSEDKVTFYPIPQAEINLNGSLR, encoded by the coding sequence ATGAAAAATAAAATAAAATTGTTTGCCATTTGTTCAGCTTTAGCTCTTGGCTCATGCAATTTAGATGAAAAGCCTTATGGCTTTTATTCCGAAGATAATTTTTATAAAACCGCAGCCGACGCTGAAGCGGCTCTTACTTATGCTTACGGAACACTTACTTATTTGGAATATTCCAGAACTATTTTTTTCCTTGGAGATATTGCCAGTGAAATAACAACAACTAAGTCGGACGCTAGTGTTGACAATCAGGATTTGAATAACTGGAAAGTAGATAATTTTAAAACAAACGGATCGCTAGAGAACTTTTTTAAGTATGCATTCATCGGAGTAAACAGAGCAAATGCGGTAATTCAAAAGGTTCCCGGTTGTGATTTCAATCAATCTTTGAAAGATCAGTACCTTGGGGAAGCTTATTTTTTGAGGGCATGGAATTATTTTAATCTGGTCCGTAATTTTGGACTTGTTCCTTTACATAATACTGTGACTGGAACCTTAAATCAAACTTCAACTCCTTTAGCACCCAATATGGATGCAATGTATGATCTGATTCTTTCTGATTGTCGTAAAGCAGCTGATTTGTTATCAGTTTATGATGCACCGAGAATTGGACGTGCAGACAAAGTTGCTGCTCAGTCACTTGCTGCTAAAGCTTACTTGTACGTTGCATCTGCAAAAGAACACAATGTGCCTTTATACAAAGACATGAAACGTGATTTTAATGCAATGTATGACAGTGCCGCTTATTATTCAGGAGAAGTAATCAATAAACAATCGGTTTATAAGTTTGAGAACTCTTTATTGGATATCTATGATGTTGAAAAGCCAAGAGGTTCTGAACACATATTTATTATGGCGATGGATCGATCAGGCTCAACTGAAGGTGAATATTCCAAGATTTCAAAGATGTTTATCCCCTATATTGACGGAGCTACACTTTACCTGAAACAAGGTGATTCAAATACATATATACCAACACATGACGGTTGGGGAGAATATCGTACAGAAATTAACTTCTACAATAGTTATGATCCTAACGATAAACGGAAAACAGATCTTATCGTCAGCAAAGTATACAATGCAAATGGTACATTGAAAGCCGAATATCCAAGTAAGATACCGTACCCTTTCTGTCGGAAGTTTATAGATCCAAAATTTGATGCTGATAAAACAAGCACTCGGCCATTCTTAATCAGATTTTCTGATGTAGCATTAATTTATGCAGAAGCAGCTGGACCCACTAGTAAATCTTATGAACTAGTAAACTTTATTCGCCACAGAGCCAATTTAGGCGATTTGAAACCAAATCTCGATAAAAATGATTTTAGAAAAGAGATTTTTAAAGAACGTACTTTTGAATTAGCCTTTGAAGGTGACCATATGTATGATCTTCGCCGTTGGAACCGCATAACTAAAGATGTTCCCGAGGCAGCAGGATTGAGTGAGGATAAAGTCACTTTCTATCCAATACCTCAGGCTGAAATTAATTTGAACGGAAGTCTTAGATAA
- a CDS encoding glycoside hydrolase family 26 protein has protein sequence MKKAYVLLLMLTLFSVSCIKGNPSDIPTEGETNPPSTIKLSMVDKNATTQTKALYSQLWAIQSKGFMFGHHDDLWYGRKWYNKPEGSDTKDVCGDYPAVFGVDFAEIMDDRCLTSTSQAENAIRKRCILEARSRGEVILACCHLNNPLTDGDAWDNSNNKVVKEILTEGSATNIRFKTWLDRLAIFAAELKDDKGNLIPIIFRPFHEHTQTWSWWGQSCTTKEEFIGLWKFTVNYLRDTKGVHQFIYAISPQMDVPKTKDDFLFRWPGDDYVDFIGMDCYHGLNPSTFTTNLNAISTVSKEKMKPCGVTETGVEGFKDSDYWTKQILTPATGQAVSMIVMWRNKYDPQETGTHYYSVFQGHPSVSNFIKMYNSPISLFSKDLPDMYKMADGITIN, from the coding sequence ATGAAAAAAGCATATGTATTATTATTGATGCTTACCTTATTCTCTGTTTCTTGTATAAAAGGAAATCCATCTGATATTCCGACTGAAGGAGAAACAAATCCACCATCAACTATTAAGCTTAGTATGGTAGACAAAAATGCCACTACTCAAACAAAAGCATTGTATTCTCAATTATGGGCAATACAATCTAAAGGCTTTATGTTTGGTCACCACGATGATCTTTGGTATGGACGCAAATGGTACAATAAACCTGAAGGGTCTGATACGAAGGATGTCTGCGGAGATTATCCTGCTGTATTTGGTGTTGACTTTGCTGAAATAATGGATGATAGATGTCTTACGTCAACTTCCCAAGCAGAGAATGCAATTCGTAAACGGTGTATATTGGAAGCTCGAAGTAGAGGAGAAGTGATTCTTGCATGTTGTCATTTGAATAATCCATTGACAGATGGTGATGCATGGGATAACTCAAATAATAAAGTAGTAAAAGAAATTCTGACAGAAGGAAGTGCTACCAATATTCGTTTTAAAACCTGGTTGGATAGACTGGCTATATTTGCTGCTGAATTAAAAGATGATAAAGGTAATTTGATCCCGATTATTTTCCGTCCATTCCACGAACATACACAAACATGGTCATGGTGGGGACAATCGTGCACAACTAAAGAAGAATTTATTGGCTTGTGGAAATTTACTGTTAATTATTTGCGCGATACGAAAGGTGTCCATCAATTTATATATGCCATTTCTCCACAAATGGATGTTCCAAAGACAAAAGATGATTTTCTGTTCCGTTGGCCGGGCGATGATTATGTAGACTTTATAGGAATGGATTGTTATCACGGGTTGAATCCAAGCACATTTACTACTAATTTGAATGCAATTTCGACAGTTTCTAAAGAAAAAATGAAACCTTGTGGAGTTACCGAAACAGGAGTCGAAGGCTTTAAAGATAGTGATTATTGGACAAAGCAGATTTTAACTCCGGCTACTGGACAGGCTGTCAGCATGATTGTAATGTGGCGAAACAAGTATGATCCTCAAGAGACTGGAACTCATTATTATTCTGTATTTCAGGGTCATCCATCAGTGTCTAACTTTATAAAAATGTATAATAGCCCTATATCTTTATTTAGTAAAGATCTTCCGGATATGTATAAAATGGCAGATGGTATAACAATTAATTAG